From Bacillus sp. Marseille-P3661:
GAGATTGAGCCCCCATACTCGGCAGCCTGAAACGCTGATAGAAGAAGCAAAATAGCAGCTACTGGCGACATTGTATACGTTATAGGCAATAACAAAACTACAGCAATTGTTGCTCCAAGGCCGGGTAATGCTCCAATTAGCAACCCAACTAATGACCCTAATAATATAACACCTATACTTGTAAAACTTAATAATTCTGACAAACTACTTTCTATTATTCCCATTTTAGGATACCTACCTTAGTTATAAGTTTAATGCCAATATTAAATCAAAAAGTAAATAGATAAAAAGAGTAAATGATAATGAAATTACCGCATTTTTTAAATATTTATACTTAACTTTCTGCTTAAATTGATATAGAGATAATAGTAATAATAAGAACAAGAAGGTATTGATATAAAACAGACCCAACAAGGACCAGGATGTGATATACAAACAAATGGTTGCAATGGTTAAAACTATCATTTTTAAATTATTTAATTCGAATTTACTTTTACTTTCCTTTCTAATTTTAAAAAGATTAATAACACAAAATATTACTAATAAAATGGACAGCAGTTTAGGAAAATAATCAGGCCCCAATGTGCTAGAGTCCCTTTCTAATGAAAACTGGTCAGCACCGATATAATAAAAGACTCCAATGAATATAAGAAAGATCATTGTAGTGTATGAAACATATTTCCCTTCCATATTAAACCTCCCGATTGTATCTGTTTAAAGCTCCTCCGTCAGTTAACTTAGGTTAATCATAATCTGGTTTATAACCTAGAATATCAGATATCTCAGAAGAAGCATCTCTAATTTCGTTTTTTACCGCCTCAATAAGGGCTTGATTAACACGGGTATTTGGTATGACACATGCTAATGCTCCAATTGGTTGCTTGGAGTGATCTAAGAAAGGCGAGGCTACCCCCATTACCCCTTTAACTCGCTCACCTTCTGAAGTTGAATACCCATTCTCCCTTATAAGCTCGAGTTCACTTAGTATTTTATCTTTCTCTACTTGCGAGAAACCCTCTTCATTTAAAATTAGATTAACATCACCTATTGATAGGTAAGCAAGGATGCATTTGCCACCTGCAGCATAGGGCAAACTCAGTGATTCACCTAAATTAATAACATATTGCAGAGGATTAGTTCCATTTACTTTATCAACGAATGTTATTCTTTTTTTTAAGTTGTCATACAATATCAAGTAGACAGACTCGTTAAATTCTCCAGATATTTTTTCCATATACTTCCTAGTAACTTTAGATATTTGATTTTCAGAAGCAATAACTGAGCTGATTCTTATCATTTCTGTTCCGATTATATATTTATTAGTCACTGGGTTGTGCTCTAACACGCCTTCCTCTTTTAATTGAAGAACCAACCTATGCAAAGTAGTAACCGTCAATCCCAAATATTTAGCTAGGTCACGTACACCCCATTCAGATTTCTCCTCAACAAATGCCCTTAATATGGCAAATGTTTTAGGTATTACTCCTACCATTGATTTTTCTTTCTTTTCCATATGGCCTCCGATAATAACTATTTTCTATTAATCGCATTTAGTAATTCGTTCGCTATTATATTCATATCACTAACTTTTTCTAGTTGCATAATGATGTCAATGAATTTATCTATATACCTTTGATCCATGTAGCTTTCCATTATATCTTTAAACTTCGATATTACATTTTTTTTAATTCTACTTAAATTATTATTTTCATCGAAAGGGGTTGCAGTTTCAGTTATTTGGCTCCCGTTACTTCGTTCTATTATTATAGTTGAACTGCGGGTATCTGCATATTTTG
This genomic window contains:
- a CDS encoding tripartite tricarboxylate transporter TctB family protein yields the protein MEGKYVSYTTMIFLIFIGVFYYIGADQFSLERDSSTLGPDYFPKLLSILLVIFCVINLFKIRKESKSKFELNNLKMIVLTIATICLYITSWSLLGLFYINTFLFLLLLLSLYQFKQKVKYKYLKNAVISLSFTLFIYLLFDLILALNL
- a CDS encoding IclR family transcriptional regulator; its protein translation is MEKKEKSMVGVIPKTFAILRAFVEEKSEWGVRDLAKYLGLTVTTLHRLVLQLKEEGVLEHNPVTNKYIIGTEMIRISSVIASENQISKVTRKYMEKISGEFNESVYLILYDNLKKRITFVDKVNGTNPLQYVINLGESLSLPYAAGGKCILAYLSIGDVNLILNEEGFSQVEKDKILSELELIRENGYSTSEGERVKGVMGVASPFLDHSKQPIGALACVIPNTRVNQALIEAVKNEIRDASSEISDILGYKPDYD